From the Maioricimonas rarisocia genome, one window contains:
- a CDS encoding flagellar hook assembly protein FlgD, with protein MDAISGSSDLGQQQFLELLVTQLKNQDPLEPVEQTEFISQLAQFSVVEGVETLNLQFDDMLRLQQLTEGAQLVGRTVEFISPITGETVQAPVQEARVLDGRMMLTAGTDVVPLDQVLAVVDSTEASG; from the coding sequence ATGGACGCCATTTCAGGCTCATCAGATCTTGGACAGCAGCAGTTCCTGGAACTGCTGGTCACGCAGTTGAAGAACCAGGATCCGCTGGAACCGGTCGAACAGACCGAGTTCATCAGCCAGCTGGCACAGTTCTCGGTCGTCGAGGGCGTAGAGACGCTCAACCTGCAGTTCGACGACATGCTGCGGTTGCAGCAGCTCACCGAGGGAGCACAGCTCGTCGGTCGTACGGTGGAATTCATTTCACCGATCACGGGCGAAACGGTACAGGCGCCGGTCCAAGAGGCCCGCGTCCTGGATGGACGGATGATGCTGACGGCCGGCACCGATGTCGTGCCGCTCGACCAGGTACTTGCTGTCGTCGATTCGACCGAAGCATCGGGCTGA
- a CDS encoding flagellar hook-length control protein FliK, with product MSNGTADDVSRPVHTEETLATRLRHTEPAIKPASGKGSEESFELPEPLDGTESETKPGVLAGNSTQSDADGQSSDHRNAPFQDGTVGQTSSSVAGASQAVNENYQTVAEQVIAEPAIQRQVTEQVVASALERARIVQQEGQTRMELQLSPPELGRIRIEISRTERGLKMRVAAESPATAQLLRTNLGEIQSQLEAAEMPVESMDLFSGDVGGDSQSADHPSDRRSPFADVSRRYGLEDPPEADSPDVATPSGRIDVRA from the coding sequence TTGAGCAACGGGACCGCGGACGACGTGTCGCGACCGGTGCATACTGAGGAAACACTGGCGACGCGACTCCGTCACACCGAGCCGGCAATCAAACCGGCGTCCGGCAAGGGATCTGAGGAATCGTTCGAGTTGCCGGAACCGCTTGACGGCACCGAGTCAGAAACGAAACCGGGCGTGCTCGCCGGCAACAGCACACAATCGGACGCCGACGGACAGTCTTCCGACCATCGCAACGCGCCGTTCCAGGACGGGACGGTCGGCCAGACGTCATCGTCGGTGGCCGGCGCGTCTCAGGCGGTCAATGAAAACTACCAGACTGTCGCAGAGCAGGTGATTGCTGAACCGGCGATCCAGCGGCAGGTGACCGAACAGGTCGTCGCCAGCGCCCTCGAACGTGCACGTATCGTGCAGCAGGAAGGGCAGACGCGGATGGAACTGCAGCTCTCGCCGCCTGAACTCGGGCGGATCCGCATCGAGATTTCCCGTACCGAACGGGGACTGAAGATGCGGGTCGCCGCCGAGTCGCCTGCGACGGCCCAGCTCCTGCGAACGAACCTCGGTGAAATCCAGAGCCAGCTCGAAGCGGCCGAGATGCCGGTGGAGTCGATGGACCTCTTCAGTGGAGACGTCGGTGGGGACTCGCAGTCGGCAGATCATCCGTCGGATCGGAGGTCCCCTTTCGCAGACGTTTCCAGACGCTACGGACTGGAGGATCCGCCCGAAGCCGACAGTCCTGACGTTGCGACTCCCTCGGGACGGATCGACGTCAGGGCGTAA
- a CDS encoding flagellar hook-basal body complex protein, whose translation MPNPLITGISGLNSHSKMLEVIGNNLANLNTVAYKSQRVLFADQLYQTLRPSSTGSAESTGIVGGTNPVQIGGGSVISQIDSNFNQGPIESTGQLLDFAIEGDGFFVVEATEGPLYTRAGAFGIDDEGVLVDPSTGYRVQRFGTVGEPDGINPAFQEPGDPFIQVPLGTTVPGQATSTGHLSGNLSSSADLPTEETLTSSNPFLSGGSAATGSTLLNDLDSSIAPYMAGDEVMFAGTEADGTPVSVTISVDATTTMNDLVTAIDGAFSTATATLGTDGSLTLQADDTGPAFLSLTLIDPGSNAGSVNYSNNLMVVTSEGTNSAMVRGGLEVFDNAGGAHTLGANFTRIDNGTWSLDIELDPTQGTVIDGTVTGIRFNPDGSLAGVLDSPTIVVQFAGQPTPQTITLDFGEPGSFDGMTSVAADSSISSEQDGFAPGVLSSVRVDASGVLEGIASNGRTFPLAQLAIASFQNPEALERAGQNFYAQSLGSGEVELGTALELGRGAVRSGSLEQSNVDIALEFTRLIIAQRGFSANARTITVTDEILEELNSLIR comes from the coding sequence ATGCCAAATCCACTGATTACTGGAATTTCGGGACTCAACAGCCACAGCAAGATGCTCGAGGTCATCGGGAACAATCTTGCCAACCTCAATACAGTGGCCTACAAGTCCCAGCGCGTCCTGTTTGCCGATCAGCTGTACCAGACGCTCCGCCCCTCATCGACGGGTTCTGCGGAGTCGACCGGGATCGTCGGCGGAACGAACCCGGTCCAGATCGGTGGCGGCAGTGTCATCTCGCAGATCGATTCGAACTTCAATCAGGGACCGATCGAGTCGACGGGACAACTGCTCGACTTCGCCATCGAGGGAGACGGGTTCTTCGTCGTCGAAGCAACCGAAGGCCCCCTCTATACGCGGGCCGGCGCCTTCGGGATCGACGACGAAGGTGTCCTGGTCGATCCTTCGACCGGTTACCGTGTCCAGCGGTTCGGAACGGTGGGCGAACCGGACGGGATCAACCCCGCCTTCCAGGAGCCGGGCGATCCTTTCATCCAGGTGCCGCTGGGAACAACGGTTCCCGGACAGGCGACCTCGACAGGACATCTGTCAGGCAATCTGTCGTCGTCGGCGGATCTCCCCACAGAAGAGACGCTCACGTCGTCGAATCCGTTCCTGTCCGGCGGCAGCGCCGCCACGGGCAGCACACTGCTGAATGACCTCGATTCTTCAATCGCGCCGTATATGGCCGGCGATGAGGTGATGTTCGCCGGTACCGAAGCAGACGGTACTCCGGTCAGCGTTACGATCAGCGTCGACGCGACGACGACGATGAACGATCTGGTCACGGCGATTGACGGAGCGTTCTCCACGGCCACGGCAACGCTCGGTACGGACGGAAGCCTGACACTGCAGGCGGACGATACCGGTCCCGCGTTTCTGAGTCTGACGCTGATTGACCCCGGCTCGAATGCCGGCAGCGTCAACTATTCGAACAACCTCATGGTCGTTACGTCCGAAGGTACGAACTCGGCGATGGTCCGCGGTGGTCTGGAAGTCTTCGACAACGCCGGTGGCGCACACACCCTCGGAGCCAACTTTACCCGGATCGACAACGGCACCTGGTCGCTGGACATCGAGCTCGACCCCACGCAGGGGACCGTCATTGACGGCACCGTGACAGGAATCCGGTTCAATCCGGACGGTTCGCTGGCGGGCGTTCTCGACTCTCCGACAATCGTCGTCCAGTTTGCCGGTCAGCCGACGCCACAGACGATCACCCTTGATTTCGGTGAGCCGGGCAGTTTCGACGGCATGACTTCGGTCGCTGCGGACTCGTCGATCTCGTCCGAGCAGGATGGATTCGCTCCCGGCGTTCTTTCCTCGGTTCGGGTCGATGCCAGCGGTGTTCTCGAAGGGATCGCCAGCAACGGGCGGACCTTCCCGCTGGCCCAGCTCGCGATCGCCAGCTTCCAGAATCCCGAAGCACTCGAACGGGCCGGCCAGAACTTCTATGCCCAGTCGCTCGGTAGTGGTGAGGTCGAACTCGGGACCGCACTCGAACTGGGACGGGGAGCGGTTCGCTCAGGCAGCCTCGAGCAGTCGAACGTCGACATCGCTCTCGAGTTTACCCGTCTGATCATCGCTCAGAGAGGCTTCTCGGCGAACGCCCGGACCATCACCGTGACCGACGAGATCCTCGAAGAACTGAACTCGTTGATCCGGTAG